DNA from Micromonospora nigra:
CGACGTTCTGGATCGGGGTGGCGCCGGTCGAGCCGGGGATGCCGGACAGGCACTCCAGGCCGGACCAGCCGTTGTCGACGGTGGCGGCGACCAGGTCGTCCCACGGTTCGCCGGCCTCGACGCGTACGGTCACGGTGCCGGCGTCCTGTGTGACGACCCGCAGCCCTCGCGAGCGGACCAGGACCACGGTGCCGGGGAACCCGGCGTCGCCGATCACCACGTTGCTGCCGCCGGCGAGGACGAGCACGGGCTCGTCCCGGTCCGCGGCCTCGGTGACCCGGGCGACGAGGTCCCCGGCACTGGTCGCGGCGACGAGACGGCCGGCCGGCCCGCCGAGGCGTAGGGTCGTGTATCGCGACAGTTGACCCGTGGTGACGGGTTCGGCTCCTGATGTCGGCTGGGCGTGGACGTCTGACACGTCTCTCACCCTAGGCTGAGGGGTAGCCGCGGCACCCACTGGTGGCCCGGTCACCCCCGGGAGGATGGCGATGAGCAGATTGCACGGCACCAAGGACTTCTGGATCTCCGCCCTGCGGGCGGACGGCCCGGCGTTCGCTGCGGCGGTGGCCGAGGCTCCGCCGGAGACACCGGTGTTGTCGTGTCCGGGCTGGACGGTCACCGACCTGGCCCTGCATCTCGCTGGCGTCTACCGGTGGGTGCACGAGGTCGCCGGTTCCGGCGCGGCGGCACCGCCGCCCGCGCGTGCGGAGCGGGTGGAGCCGAGGCCGGGCGACACCGCGCTGGGGTTGTGGCAGCAGGCGTACGACCAGCTCATGGTGCTCTTCGACGGCCTCGACCCGGAGGCCCCGGCCTGGAACTGGGCGCCGCAGCCGAAGCGGGCGGGTTTCTGGCCGCGCCGGATGGCGCACGAGACGGCGGTGCACCGGTGGGACGCGCAGCTCGCCATCGGGGCGGGCGACCCGGTCGAGGCGAAGCTCGCGGCCGACGGGGTCGGTGAGGTGCTGGACACCTGGCTGCCCGCCGGGCGGCGGCGGACGGCCGGCCAGTGGCACGGGGTGGTGCGGTTGACGGCGACGGACGCGGCGCAGGAGTGGTTCCTGCGGCTACGTGGTGAGGGGGTGGCCCTGCTGGACACGGCGACCATCTTCGACCACGACGACCACCATGCCCGGGTGCAGGCCAGCGGCCCCGCCAGCGACCTGCTGCTGGCGCTGTGGGGTCGGGTGAGCTTCGACTCGCTGAGCGTCACCGGCGACCGGAGCCTGCTGGAGGGCGTGCGCACGGGCTGACCGCGCCGGATCGCGTCCACCGCCACGGGCGGCTCTCTCCGCGGAGGGGGCCGCCCGTGGCTGTTTCGTGATCGGATTGCGAGAGAGCGCTCTCTTGACAGTGCTGCCGGCGGCGCGCACCCTACGTGAGAGCGCTCTCAACTCACCTACCACCACCCGTCCGACCTGGGAAGGGGTCACCCCAATGGGTGCATTTCCGCGCCGCCGCCTCGCGGCTGTCGCCTTGGCCGCCGCCAGCTCGCTGCTCCTCACCGCCGGCTGCGCCGGCGGCGACGACGACGCCGGGGACGGCACGATCACACTCACCGTCGACGTGTTCGGGCAGTTCGGCTACGAACAGCTCTACCAGGAGTACATGGCCGCCAACCCCGGCGTGAAGATCGTCGAACGGGGCACCGGCGGCAACCTCGACGAGTACTCGCCGAAGCTGACCCAGTGGCTCGCCGCCGGCAAGGGCGCCGGTGACGTCGTGGCCATCGAAGAGGGCCTGATGGTCGAGTACAAGGCCAACCCCGACAACTTCGTCAACCTGCTCGACCACGGTGCCGGCGAACTCAAGGGCAACTTCCTCGAGTGGAAGTGGAACCAGGGCCTCACCGCCGACGGCCAGAAGCTGATCGGCCTCGGCACCGACGTCGGCGGCATGGCCATGTGCTACCGCACCGACCTGTTCGCCAAGGCCGGCCTGCCGACCGACCGTGAGGAGGTCTCCAAGCTCTGGCCGACCTGGCAGGACTACATCGCCGTCGGCGAGAAGTTCGTCGCCGCCAAGACCGGGGCGGCGTTCCTGGACGCGGCCACCAACACCTTCAACACCATCGTGTTGCAGACCGCCGGCAACGCGCAGGGCTACCACTACTACGACACGAGCAACAACCTCGTCGTCGACAGCAACCCGGCCGTGAAGCAGGCCTGGGACACCACCATGGACATCATCGACTCCAACCTGTCCGGCAAGTACGGCTCCTGGTCGGAGGAGTGGGTCTCGGCCTTCAAGCAGGCGAAGTTCGCCACCATCGCCTGCCCCGCCTGGATGACCGGTGTCATCGAGGGCAACGCCGGCCCCGAGGCCAAGGGCAAGTGGGACATCGCCCGGGTGCCCGGCAACGGCGGCAACTGGGGCGGCTCGCACCTCGCCGTGCCGAAGCAGAGCAAGAACCAGGCCGAGGCGATCAAGTTGGTCAAGTTCCTGACCAGCGCCGAGGGCCACATCGGCGCGTTCAAGGCCAAGGGCCCGCTGCCGTCCTCGCCGCAGGCGCTGGACGACCCGGCCATCGTCGAGTCGACCAACGCGTACTTCTCGAACGCGCCCGTCGGCACGATCTTCGGTGAGGGCGCCAAGACCCTCAAGCCGGTCTACATGGGCCCGAAGAACCAGGCCGTGCGTACCGAGGTGGAAAACGCCGTGCGCACCGTCGAACTCGGCCAGCGCACCCCCGAGCAGGGCTGGCAGGCCGCCGTCGACAACGCCAAGAAGGCCGCCGCCAAGTAGCCCGCCACCCCCTCGCCCCGCCCCGCCCCGCCGATCCGGAGGTGGCCGTCGCAGCCGTCCGCTGGCGACGGCCCTCCGGACCGGCGGGCAGGGGGCTGGACGGGCAGGGGAGGGCCCGGAAAGGAGAGTGGTCATGGCGGTGCAGCTCGACGCGCGGGCGCCCGTGGCGCCACCGCCGCGCGGCGGCCGTCCGACCCGGACGACACTGTTCGCCCGGCTGGACACGAAGTATTCGCCCTACCTGTACATCGCCCCGTTCTTCCTGCTGTTCGCGGTCTTCGGGGCCTGGCCGCTGGCGTACACCTTCTGGGTGTCGCTGCACGACTGGGACCTGCTCGGCAGCAATCCCACCTTCATCGGCGCGGAGAACTACACCCGACTGCTCGCCGACTCCGACTTCTGGCACTCGGTGGTCAACACCCTGGGCATCTTCGTCATCAGCACCGTCCCGCAACTGCTCGCCGCCCTCTGGCTGGCGAACCTGCTCAACCGGCAGCTGCGGTTCCGCACCGGCTGGCGGATGGCGGTGCTGGTGCCGAACGTCACCTCCACCGCCGCCGTGGCGATCGTCTTCGGCGTCCTGTTCGGCCGCGAGTTCGGCATGGTCAACTGGATGCTCGACGTCGTCGGCATCGACGCCATCCAGTGGAAGTCCAACCGGTTCGCCTCCTGGGTGGCGATCTCCACGATGGTGGACTGGCGGTGGACCGGCTACAACGCCCTGATCTTCCTGGCCGCCATGCAGGCCATCCCCCGCGACCTCTACGAGTCGTCGGCCATCGACGGCGCGGGCCGCGCCCGGCAGTTCTGGTCGATCACCGTGCCGCTGCTCAAGCCCACGATCATCTTCTGCGTCATCATCTCCACCATCGGCGGGCTCCAACTGTTCACCGAGCCCCGGCTGTTCCACTCCGGCACCAACGCCATCCGCGGCGGGCCGCTGCGGGAGTCCCAGACCATGACCATGTACATGTTCGAGAACGCCTTCGCGCCGTACTACAACTTCGGCTACGGCTCGGCCGTGGCGTGGATGCTGTTCGCCCTGATCGCCATCGTCGCCGCGATCAACGTGCTGATCATCCGCCGGCTCGGTAACGGTGCCCGGCCGGACGTGGCCGGACGAAAGGAAGGCTCCCGATGAGCCGGCTGTGGCGGGCGAGCCCGCTGACCTACGGCGCGCTGGTCGTCGCCGGATTCCTGTCGATCTTCCCGATCTACTGGATGTTCGTGGTGGCCAGCCGCAGCAGCGACGCCATGGGCCAGATGCCCCCGCCGGTCACTCCCGGCGGCAACCTCGGCGCGAACATCGCCCGGCTGTTCTCCAACACCGACGCGTACTTCCTCACCGGCCTGATCAACTCGGCGATCGTGGCGACCACCGTCACCGTCTCCGTGGTGTTCTTCTCCACCCTGGCCGGGTTCGCCTTCGCCAAGCTGCGCTTCCGGGGGCGCAACGCCCTGCTGATGGTGATCATCGCGACGATGATGGTGCCCACCCAGCTCGGCGTGATCCCCCTGTACCTGCTGATGACCAGGTTCAACTGGAACGACCGGCTGCCCGCGGTGATCGTGCCGGCGCTGGTCACCGGCTTCGGCGTGTTCATGATGCGCCAGTACGCCGGGCAGGCGGTCAGCAACGAACTGATCGAGGCGGCCCGGATGGACGGCTGCGGCACCGCCCGCGTCTACTGGAACGTGGTGCTGCCCGCCCTGCGTCCCGCCGCCGCCGTACTCGGTCTGCTGACCTTCATGACCACCTGGAACGACTTCCTGTGGCCGTACGCGGTACTCAACGACCCCGAGAACCCGACGGTGCAACTATCGTTGCGGGCACTGTCGGACGGGTACTACCAGGACATGTCGCAGGTGTTCACGGGGACGGCCATCGCCACCCTCCCCCTGCTGCTCGTGTTCGTCGTGTTCGGCCGTCAGATCATCGGCGGGATCATGGAAGGTGCGGTCAAGGCGTGAGCAGTCTGCGATTTCCTGAGAACTTCGTCTGGGGCGCCGCCACGGCGGCCTACCAGATCGAGGGCGCGGCCCGTGACGACGGTCGCGGCCCGTCCATCTGGGACACCTTCAGCCGTACGCCGGGGAAGGTCTTCCAGGGGCACACCGGCGACGTCGCCTGCGACCACTACCACCGGTACGCCGACGACGTGGCGCTGATGGCGGAGCTGGGGTTGAAGGCGTACCGCTTCTCGGTGGCCTGGCCCCGCATCCAGCCGGACGGCACCGGCCCGGTCAACCCGCGCGGCCTGGACTTCTACGACCGGCTGACCGACGCGCTGCTGGAACGCGGCATCGACCCGATCGTCACCCTCTACCACTGGGACCTGCCGCAGTCGCTGGAGGACCGGGGCGGCTGGACGGCCCGGGACACGGCCGAACACTTCGCCACGTACGCCACCGCCGTGTACGCCCGCCTCGGCGACCGGATCGGCACCTGGACGACGCTCAACGAGCCCTGGTGCTCGGCGTACCTGGGTTACGGCAACGGGGTGCACGCCCCCGGCGTGCGCGACGGGGGCGCGGCCTTCGCCGCCGTGCACCACCTGCTGCTGGGTCACGGCCTGGCCACCCAGGCGCTGCGGGCGGCCGGCGCGGGCACCATCGGGATCACCCTCAACCCGGCCGACATGCAGCCCGCCGATCCGGCCAGCGCGGCCGACGCCGCGGCGGCCCGCCTGGTCGACGGCCTGCACAACCGGATCTTCCTCGATCCGCTGCTGGCGGGCGGGTATCCGGAGGACGTGCGGGACCATGTGGCCCGCATCGTCGAGCCGACGTTCGTCCGGGACGGCGACGAGAAGATCATCGCCGCGCCGATCGACCTGCTCGGGATCAACTACTACTCCCCGACGTACGTGGCCGGCAGGCCGGACGGCGCGGGCGGCGGCGCGTACCCGGGCACCGAGGGCGCGGTGGAGTTCCTGCCACCGGTCGGTCCGCTGACCGACATGGGCTGGATGATCGAACCGGCGGGCCTGACCCGGCTGCTGGAGCGCATCGCCGCCGACTACCCGGGCGTACCGTTGATGATCACCGAGAACGGGGCGGCGTTCCCGGACAAGGCCGGTGCGGACGCGACCGGTCCCCTGGCCGACCACGACCGGATCGCCTACCTCGACGGTCACCTGCGCGCGGCGCACGATGCCATCTCCCGGGGCGTGGATCTGCGCGGCTATCTCGTATGGTCATTGCTGGACAACTTCGAGTGGGCCGAGGGTTACCGTCGACGGTTCGGCATCATCCACGTCGACTACCTGACCCAGCGACGCACACCGAAGTCGAGTGCCCGCTGGTACCAGGAGGTGATCTCCCGGAACGGGCTGTGACCGAGGTGGTGGTAGCGGGGATGACGGGGGCGCAACGGCCGACCCTGGAGGCGGTGGCGCGGCTGGCCGGAGTGTCCCGCGCCACCGTCTCCCGCGTGGTCAACGGTTCGACCACGGTGGCGGAGCCGATCCAGGAGGCGGTCCGCCGGGCGGTGGCCGAGCTGGGGTACGTGCCGAATCTGGCCGCCCGCACCCTGGTCACCCAGCGCACCGACTCGATCGCCCTGGTCATGCCCGAGGAGGCCACCCGCGTCTTCTCCGACGACCAGGTCTTCCCCGGCATCATCCGGGGTGCCGCGCAGGAGTTGGAGGCGGCCGACAAGCAGTTGGTGCTCATGCTCGCCGGTTCGCCGGCCGGGCACGAGCGGGTGGAGCGGTACACCAGCGGGCGGCACGTCGACGGGGTGCTCTTCGCCTCGCTGCACGGCGCCGACCCGCTGCCCGGCCGGCTGGCCCGGCTCGGCATCCCGGTGGTGTGCAGCGGCCGGCCCCTCGACGGCGCCGACGTCCCGTACGTCGACGTCGACCACATCGGCGGGGTGACCCGGGCGGTGCGCCACCTGATCGAGCAGGGACGGCGGCGCATCGCCACCATCGCCGGTCCACAGGACATGGTCGCCGGCATCGAACGGCTGGCCGGCTACCGGGACACGGTGGCCGCCGCCGGGCTGCCCGAGCTGGTGGTCACCGGCGACTTCACCCGCGAGTCGGGAGGCGCGGCGATGCGCCGGTTGCTCGCCGTCCACCCCGACGTCGACGCGGTCTTCGCCGCCTCCGACCTGATGGCGCATGCCGCCCTGCGGACCCTGCGCGAGTCGGGACGACGGGTGCCGGACGACGTGGCGGTGATCGGATTCGACGACATCGAGACCGCCGCGTACACGGAGCCGCCACTGACCACCGTCCGGCAACCGATACAGGAGCTGGGCCGGGAGATGACCCGGATGCTGCTGCGGATGGCGGCCGGCGAGCGGGTCGACCCGTTGCTCCTGCCCACCGAGCTGATCATCCGTCAGTCCGCCTGAGCGCACCCCGGCCCGCGCCGGGCCTCGCACACGGCGGCGCTCCCCACCCGAGGCACGGGCGATAATCGGTCGAGCGGGCGGGGCAGCGACGCTACGGTCGGGCCGTGACCGACGCCGTCAGCCTGCTGCACGTACCCGCGCTCACCGACACCGCCCCGTACGCCTACCTCGCCGCCGTGGCCCCGTCCGCCCGACTGGTGTTCACCGCCGGGGCCTGCCCGCTGGACGCCGAGGGCCGCACGGT
Protein-coding regions in this window:
- a CDS encoding maleylpyruvate isomerase family mycothiol-dependent enzyme, whose product is MSRLHGTKDFWISALRADGPAFAAAVAEAPPETPVLSCPGWTVTDLALHLAGVYRWVHEVAGSGAAAPPPARAERVEPRPGDTALGLWQQAYDQLMVLFDGLDPEAPAWNWAPQPKRAGFWPRRMAHETAVHRWDAQLAIGAGDPVEAKLAADGVGEVLDTWLPAGRRRTAGQWHGVVRLTATDAAQEWFLRLRGEGVALLDTATIFDHDDHHARVQASGPASDLLLALWGRVSFDSLSVTGDRSLLEGVRTG
- a CDS encoding ABC transporter substrate-binding protein, with the protein product MGAFPRRRLAAVALAAASSLLLTAGCAGGDDDAGDGTITLTVDVFGQFGYEQLYQEYMAANPGVKIVERGTGGNLDEYSPKLTQWLAAGKGAGDVVAIEEGLMVEYKANPDNFVNLLDHGAGELKGNFLEWKWNQGLTADGQKLIGLGTDVGGMAMCYRTDLFAKAGLPTDREEVSKLWPTWQDYIAVGEKFVAAKTGAAFLDAATNTFNTIVLQTAGNAQGYHYYDTSNNLVVDSNPAVKQAWDTTMDIIDSNLSGKYGSWSEEWVSAFKQAKFATIACPAWMTGVIEGNAGPEAKGKWDIARVPGNGGNWGGSHLAVPKQSKNQAEAIKLVKFLTSAEGHIGAFKAKGPLPSSPQALDDPAIVESTNAYFSNAPVGTIFGEGAKTLKPVYMGPKNQAVRTEVENAVRTVELGQRTPEQGWQAAVDNAKKAAAK
- a CDS encoding carbohydrate ABC transporter permease, giving the protein MAVQLDARAPVAPPPRGGRPTRTTLFARLDTKYSPYLYIAPFFLLFAVFGAWPLAYTFWVSLHDWDLLGSNPTFIGAENYTRLLADSDFWHSVVNTLGIFVISTVPQLLAALWLANLLNRQLRFRTGWRMAVLVPNVTSTAAVAIVFGVLFGREFGMVNWMLDVVGIDAIQWKSNRFASWVAISTMVDWRWTGYNALIFLAAMQAIPRDLYESSAIDGAGRARQFWSITVPLLKPTIIFCVIISTIGGLQLFTEPRLFHSGTNAIRGGPLRESQTMTMYMFENAFAPYYNFGYGSAVAWMLFALIAIVAAINVLIIRRLGNGARPDVAGRKEGSR
- a CDS encoding carbohydrate ABC transporter permease; this encodes MSRLWRASPLTYGALVVAGFLSIFPIYWMFVVASRSSDAMGQMPPPVTPGGNLGANIARLFSNTDAYFLTGLINSAIVATTVTVSVVFFSTLAGFAFAKLRFRGRNALLMVIIATMMVPTQLGVIPLYLLMTRFNWNDRLPAVIVPALVTGFGVFMMRQYAGQAVSNELIEAARMDGCGTARVYWNVVLPALRPAAAVLGLLTFMTTWNDFLWPYAVLNDPENPTVQLSLRALSDGYYQDMSQVFTGTAIATLPLLLVFVVFGRQIIGGIMEGAVKA
- a CDS encoding GH1 family beta-glucosidase; this translates as MSSLRFPENFVWGAATAAYQIEGAARDDGRGPSIWDTFSRTPGKVFQGHTGDVACDHYHRYADDVALMAELGLKAYRFSVAWPRIQPDGTGPVNPRGLDFYDRLTDALLERGIDPIVTLYHWDLPQSLEDRGGWTARDTAEHFATYATAVYARLGDRIGTWTTLNEPWCSAYLGYGNGVHAPGVRDGGAAFAAVHHLLLGHGLATQALRAAGAGTIGITLNPADMQPADPASAADAAAARLVDGLHNRIFLDPLLAGGYPEDVRDHVARIVEPTFVRDGDEKIIAAPIDLLGINYYSPTYVAGRPDGAGGGAYPGTEGAVEFLPPVGPLTDMGWMIEPAGLTRLLERIAADYPGVPLMITENGAAFPDKAGADATGPLADHDRIAYLDGHLRAAHDAISRGVDLRGYLVWSLLDNFEWAEGYRRRFGIIHVDYLTQRRTPKSSARWYQEVISRNGL
- a CDS encoding LacI family DNA-binding transcriptional regulator; this translates as MTGAQRPTLEAVARLAGVSRATVSRVVNGSTTVAEPIQEAVRRAVAELGYVPNLAARTLVTQRTDSIALVMPEEATRVFSDDQVFPGIIRGAAQELEAADKQLVLMLAGSPAGHERVERYTSGRHVDGVLFASLHGADPLPGRLARLGIPVVCSGRPLDGADVPYVDVDHIGGVTRAVRHLIEQGRRRIATIAGPQDMVAGIERLAGYRDTVAAAGLPELVVTGDFTRESGGAAMRRLLAVHPDVDAVFAASDLMAHAALRTLRESGRRVPDDVAVIGFDDIETAAYTEPPLTTVRQPIQELGREMTRMLLRMAAGERVDPLLLPTELIIRQSA